From a single Fusobacterium sp. DD2 genomic region:
- the thiE gene encoding thiamine phosphate synthase, producing the protein MRIDKKDLLLYAVTDRKWLDGESLDEQVEKSLKGGVTCVQLREKHLKEEEFYKEAVRIKELCRRYSCPFIINDNVGVAVKVGADGIHVGQEDMDAGCVREIIGEDKILGVSAQTVEQAIKAEKMGADYLGVGAVFATNSKDDAVAVDKKTLKAICEAVSIPVIAIGGISKDNIMELKGSGIVGIAVISAIYGQKNIEEATKELKKLTEKMVEEK; encoded by the coding sequence ATGAGGATAGATAAAAAAGACCTTCTTCTTTATGCTGTTACAGATAGAAAATGGCTAGATGGAGAGAGTTTAGATGAGCAGGTTGAAAAATCACTTAAAGGTGGAGTTACCTGTGTTCAGTTAAGAGAAAAACATCTTAAAGAGGAAGAGTTTTATAAGGAAGCAGTAAGAATTAAAGAGCTATGCAGAAGATACTCTTGTCCATTTATTATAAATGACAATGTAGGAGTAGCTGTAAAAGTGGGAGCAGATGGTATTCATGTTGGTCAGGAGGATATGGATGCTGGATGTGTAAGAGAGATTATTGGAGAAGATAAGATACTTGGAGTCTCAGCACAAACTGTGGAGCAGGCAATAAAAGCTGAAAAGATGGGAGCTGACTACTTAGGAGTAGGAGCTGTATTTGCTACAAATTCAAAAGATGATGCAGTGGCAGTGGATAAAAAGACATTAAAAGCTATATGTGAAGCAGTAAGTATTCCAGTAATAGCTATTGGTGGAATATCTAAAGATAATATTATGGAACTTAAAGGCAGTGGAATAGTGGGAATAGCTGTAATAAGTGCTATATATGGGCAAAAAAATATTGAGGAAGCAACAAAGGAACTGAAAAAATTAACTGAGAAGATGGTGGAGGAGAAATAG